A window from Telopea speciosissima isolate NSW1024214 ecotype Mountain lineage chromosome 8, Tspe_v1, whole genome shotgun sequence encodes these proteins:
- the LOC122670662 gene encoding uncharacterized protein LOC122670662 isoform X2, translating into MEEYQELKHVCKFCRKSFPCGRSLGGHMRSHVTMNSADTDEKLSKRNSASASANGGSKNSNSFVGFEAGVHAGYGLRENPKKTWRLSDPNDDMIRQDKTCKECGKEFQSWKALFGHMRCHSEKEKERVSNNSLEDDSWTGENQKLVMDSQSDNEGAAPRRRRRSRRMRNKNATSVLEIEQEQEEVAMCLMMLSRDVGQWGGLDFVAESSDTNSVVLEARTRSSALYKRIPGKGGRDLACDDGDETLQSLKMKKPRDKKLESVISNSGFFRGGLKKVESEVSVDGLLRNDEVEAELGKDFSSNRKNYRKKSKLDYSEAELGKDCIEESGMDRTDSELGKYTSSKRSKNEVYYTEFGGDSSKKMRYDTSHSEICRETQRRSRFQCTTCNKTFHSYQALGGHRASHKKVKGCFTSRIESSENSIETDVSPDPTADSKLNKTCSNETPIEEQEQDGVAIAETSNGSKKSKGHECPICFKVFASGQALGGHKRSHLLGGSESGVNQTIVIQKQLPEVRDLLDLNLPAPIEEETSGHMNFNPWWVRNNSKHEPLVGLISN; encoded by the exons ATGGAGGAATATCAAGAGTTGAAGCATGTATGCAAGTTCTGTAGAAAGAGCTTTCCCTGCGGCAGGTCCTTGGGAGGTCACATGAGGTCACATGTTACCATGAATTCAGCTGATACAGACGAGAAGCTCAGCAAGAGGAACTCTGCTTCAGCTTCGGCTAATGGTGGAAGCAAAAATAGTAACAGCTTTGTGGGCTTCGAAGCTGGTGTTCATGCTGGTTATGGTCTCAGAGAGAACCCCAAGAAGACTTGGAGACTTTCGGATCCGAACGATGACATGATTCGGCAAGACAAAACTTGTAAAGAATGTGGTAAAGAATTTCAGTCATGGAAAGCTCTGTTTGGTCATATGAGATGCCACtctgagaaggagaaagaaagggtCTCCAACAACAGCTTGGAAGATGATTCATGGACTGGTGAGAACCAGAAATTGGTCATGGACAGCCAATCTGACAACGAAGGTGCTGCTCCCAGGCGTAGGAGAAGATCGAGAAGAATGAGGAACAAGA ATGCTACTTCTGTTTTGGAAAttgaacaagaacaagaagaggtAGCCATGTGTTTGATGATGTTATCGAGGGATGTGGGTCAATGGGGTGGATTGGATTTTGTTGCAGAGTCATCCGATACCAATTCTGTGGTTTTAGAAGCTCGAACTAGATCGTCAGCTCTGTATAAGCGAATTCCTGGAAAAGGAGGTAGAGATTTAGCTTGTGATGATGGGGATGAAACTCTCCAGAgtctgaagatgaagaaaccaaGAGACAAGAAGCTAGAATCCGTAATTTCTAATTCTGGGTTCTTTAGGGGTGGCCTCAAGAAGGTTGAATCCGAAGTTTCTGTTGATGGGCTTCTCAGAAATGATGAAGTTGAAGCTGAATTGGGGAAGGATTTTTCCAGTAACAGGAAGAACTACCGTAAGAAGAGTAAATTGGACTATTCTGAAGCTGAATTGGGAAAAGATTGCATTGAGGAATCTGGAATGGATCGAACTGATTCAGAGCTTGGGAAGTATACTTCAAGCAAGAGAAGCAAAAATGAAGTTTACTATACTGAATTTGGGGGAGATTCCAGCAAGAAAATGAGGTATGATACTTCACATTCTGAAATCTGTAGGGAAACTCAAAGGAGAAGCAGGTTTCAGTGTACTACTTGCAACAAGACTTTCCATTCTTACCAGGCTCTTGGAGGACACAGAGCCAGCCACAAGAAGGTCAAAGGCTGCTTCACTTCAAGGATTGAAAGCAGTGAAAACAGCATTGAAACAGATGTTTCTCCTGATCCAACAGCTGATAGTAAGCTTAATAAGACTTGCAGCAATGAGACTCCAATTGAGGAGCAAGAGCAAGATGGAGTTGCCATTGCAGAGACAAGTAATGGATCAAAGAAGAGCAAGGGGCATGAGTGTCCCATTTGCTTCAAGGTTTTTGCATCAGGTCAAGCCTTGGGTGGCCACAAGAGATCCCATTTATTAGGTGGCTCTGAATCTGGAGTCAATCAGACCATTGTAATTCAGAAACAGCTTCCTGAGGTTCGAGATTTGCTCGATCTTAACCTCCCTGCTCCTATCGAAGAAGAAACCAGTGGACACATGAACTTCAATCCATGGTGGGTCAGAAACAACTCAAAGCATGAACCTCTGGTGGGTCTAATCTCTAACTGA
- the LOC122670662 gene encoding uncharacterized protein LOC122670662 isoform X1 translates to MEEYQELKHVCKFCRKSFPCGRSLGGHMRSHVTMNSADTDEKLSKRNSASASANGGSKNSNSFVGFEAGVHAGYGLRENPKKTWRLSDPNDDMIRQDKTCKECGKEFQSWKALFGHMRCHSEKEKERVSNNSLEDDSWTGENQKLVMDSQSDNEGAAPRRRRRSRRMRNKTATASSSFCVTNATSVLEIEQEQEEVAMCLMMLSRDVGQWGGLDFVAESSDTNSVVLEARTRSSALYKRIPGKGGRDLACDDGDETLQSLKMKKPRDKKLESVISNSGFFRGGLKKVESEVSVDGLLRNDEVEAELGKDFSSNRKNYRKKSKLDYSEAELGKDCIEESGMDRTDSELGKYTSSKRSKNEVYYTEFGGDSSKKMRYDTSHSEICRETQRRSRFQCTTCNKTFHSYQALGGHRASHKKVKGCFTSRIESSENSIETDVSPDPTADSKLNKTCSNETPIEEQEQDGVAIAETSNGSKKSKGHECPICFKVFASGQALGGHKRSHLLGGSESGVNQTIVIQKQLPEVRDLLDLNLPAPIEEETSGHMNFNPWWVRNNSKHEPLVGLISN, encoded by the coding sequence ATGGAGGAATATCAAGAGTTGAAGCATGTATGCAAGTTCTGTAGAAAGAGCTTTCCCTGCGGCAGGTCCTTGGGAGGTCACATGAGGTCACATGTTACCATGAATTCAGCTGATACAGACGAGAAGCTCAGCAAGAGGAACTCTGCTTCAGCTTCGGCTAATGGTGGAAGCAAAAATAGTAACAGCTTTGTGGGCTTCGAAGCTGGTGTTCATGCTGGTTATGGTCTCAGAGAGAACCCCAAGAAGACTTGGAGACTTTCGGATCCGAACGATGACATGATTCGGCAAGACAAAACTTGTAAAGAATGTGGTAAAGAATTTCAGTCATGGAAAGCTCTGTTTGGTCATATGAGATGCCACtctgagaaggagaaagaaagggtCTCCAACAACAGCTTGGAAGATGATTCATGGACTGGTGAGAACCAGAAATTGGTCATGGACAGCCAATCTGACAACGAAGGTGCTGCTCCCAGGCGTAGGAGAAGATCGAGAAGAATGAGGAACAAGACTGCTacagcttcatcttctttctgTGTCACAAATGCTACTTCTGTTTTGGAAAttgaacaagaacaagaagaggtAGCCATGTGTTTGATGATGTTATCGAGGGATGTGGGTCAATGGGGTGGATTGGATTTTGTTGCAGAGTCATCCGATACCAATTCTGTGGTTTTAGAAGCTCGAACTAGATCGTCAGCTCTGTATAAGCGAATTCCTGGAAAAGGAGGTAGAGATTTAGCTTGTGATGATGGGGATGAAACTCTCCAGAgtctgaagatgaagaaaccaaGAGACAAGAAGCTAGAATCCGTAATTTCTAATTCTGGGTTCTTTAGGGGTGGCCTCAAGAAGGTTGAATCCGAAGTTTCTGTTGATGGGCTTCTCAGAAATGATGAAGTTGAAGCTGAATTGGGGAAGGATTTTTCCAGTAACAGGAAGAACTACCGTAAGAAGAGTAAATTGGACTATTCTGAAGCTGAATTGGGAAAAGATTGCATTGAGGAATCTGGAATGGATCGAACTGATTCAGAGCTTGGGAAGTATACTTCAAGCAAGAGAAGCAAAAATGAAGTTTACTATACTGAATTTGGGGGAGATTCCAGCAAGAAAATGAGGTATGATACTTCACATTCTGAAATCTGTAGGGAAACTCAAAGGAGAAGCAGGTTTCAGTGTACTACTTGCAACAAGACTTTCCATTCTTACCAGGCTCTTGGAGGACACAGAGCCAGCCACAAGAAGGTCAAAGGCTGCTTCACTTCAAGGATTGAAAGCAGTGAAAACAGCATTGAAACAGATGTTTCTCCTGATCCAACAGCTGATAGTAAGCTTAATAAGACTTGCAGCAATGAGACTCCAATTGAGGAGCAAGAGCAAGATGGAGTTGCCATTGCAGAGACAAGTAATGGATCAAAGAAGAGCAAGGGGCATGAGTGTCCCATTTGCTTCAAGGTTTTTGCATCAGGTCAAGCCTTGGGTGGCCACAAGAGATCCCATTTATTAGGTGGCTCTGAATCTGGAGTCAATCAGACCATTGTAATTCAGAAACAGCTTCCTGAGGTTCGAGATTTGCTCGATCTTAACCTCCCTGCTCCTATCGAAGAAGAAACCAGTGGACACATGAACTTCAATCCATGGTGGGTCAGAAACAACTCAAAGCATGAACCTCTGGTGGGTCTAATCTCTAACTGA